The Xenopus tropicalis strain Nigerian chromosome 7, UCB_Xtro_10.0, whole genome shotgun sequence genome includes a region encoding these proteins:
- the pnlip gene encoding inactive pancreatic lipase-related protein 1 isoform X1 → MIGGLWLVTLLAGAVKGGEVCYNRIGCFPDSVPWAGTVERPINHLPQSPEKINTRFLLFTQQNPNSYQEISAINPSTISASNFRTNRKTRFIIHGFIDKGEESWLTDMCKTMLQVEDVNCLCVDWMGGSRTLYTQAANNIRVVGAEVAYFIDTLTSMYGHSPAMVHVIGHSLGAQAAGEAGKRRKGIGRITGLDPAEPYFQGTPIEVRLDPSDAKFVDVIHTDAASVIPYLGFGTSQLVGHLDFFPNGGEQMPGCKKNVLSQIVDLDGIWQGTRDFVACNHLRSYKYYTNSILKRDGFVGFPSSTYDTFKSGAVFPCPSGGCPLMGHYADNYTGPIISGQKYFLNTGDEKEFARWRYKVTVQITSSRKVQGYFQVALYGGNRNTRQYQIYKGTLKSGSSHSAFIDVESDVGTLDKVKFVWNNNLINPLLPTVGAQSVTVQYGKDGRTYRFCGSGSVREEVLQTLNAC, encoded by the exons ATGATCGGGGGGCTGTGGTTGGTCACCCTCCTAGCGGGGGCTGTAAAAG gCGGGGAGGTTTGTTATAACCGGATCGGCTGCTTCCCAGACAGTGTTCCCTGGGCAGGAACTGTGGAGAGACCCATAAACCATTTACCCCAATCTCCCGAGAAGATCAACACTCGCTTCCTCCTATTCACTCAGCAGAATCCCAATAGCTACCAG GAAATTTCCGCTATAAACCCCTCCACAATCTCTGCATCGAACTTTAGAACCAATCGAAAAACTCGCTTTATTATTCACGGCTTCATTGACAAAGGGGAGGAGAGTTGGCTGACGGACATGTGCAAG ACAATGTTGCAAGTGGAAGACGTGAACTGTTTGTGTGTGGATTGGATGGGGGGATCCCGAACTCTCTATACCCAGGCGGCCAACAATATCCGCGTTGTGGGCGCAGAAGTGGCTTATTTCATTGACACCCTAACG AGCATGTACGGACACTCTCCAGCTATGGTGCATGTCATTGGCCACAGCCTTGGAGCCCAAGCTGCGGGAGAGGCTGGAAAGAGGAGGAAAGGGATTGGCAGGATCACAG GTCTTGATCCGGCTGAGCCCTACTTCCAGGGGACCCCAATTGAAGTGAGACTGGATCCGTCCGACGCTAAGTTTGTAGATGTTatacatacagatgcagcctCGGTGATCCCATATCTAG GATTTGGAACAAGCCAATTAGTCGGCCATCTTGACTTCTTCCCCAACGGAGGAGAACAAATGCCGGGATGTAAGAAGAACGTCCTCTCTCAGATTGTAGATCTTGATGGAATTTGGCAAG GAACTCGCGACTTTGTGGCGTGCAACCATCTCCGGAGCTACAAGTACTACACCAACAGCATTCTCAAGCGCGACGGCTTCGTCGGTTTCCCCAGCTCCACCTACGACACCTTTAAATCG GGGGCGGTGTTCCCATGCCCCAGCGGGGGGTGCCCATTGATGGGTCACTATGCCGATAACTATACCGGACCCATAATCAGCGGACAGAAGTATTTTTTGAACACTGGGGATGAAAAGGAATTTGCAC GTTGGAGGTACAAGGTGACAGTTCAGATCACCAGTTCCAGGAAGGTACAGGGATATTTCCAAGTGGCTCTGTATGGGGGAAACAGGAACACCCGCCAGTACCAGATCTACAA GGGGACCCTAAAGTCCGGCAGCTCCCACTCAGCGTTCATTGATGTGGAGTCGGATGTGGGAACCTTGGATAAGGTGAAGTTTGTCTGGAACAATAACCTGATCAACCCCCTCCTGCCAACAGTGGGAGCTCAGTCTGTAACTGTGCAATATGGGAAAGATGGCAGAAC GTACAGATTCTGTGGCAGCGGCTCAGTGAGGGAAGAAGTCCTTCAGACCCTCAATGCTTGTTAA
- the pnlip gene encoding inactive pancreatic lipase-related protein 1 isoform X2: MIGGLWLVALLVGAAKGGEVCYNRIGCFPDSVPWAGTVERPINHLPQSPEKINTRFLLFTQQNPNSYQEISAINPSTISASNFRTNRKTRFIIHGFIDKGEESWLTDMCKTMLQVEDVNCLCVDWMGGSRTLYTQAANNIRVVGAEVAYFIDTLTSMYGHSPAMVHVIGHSLGAQAAGEAGKRRKGIGRITGLDPAEPYFQGTPIEVRLDPSDAKFVDVIHTDAASVIPYLGFGTSQLVGHLDFFPNGGEQMPGCKKNVLSQIVDLDGIWQGTRDFVACNHLRSYKYYTNSILKRDGFVGFPSSTYDTFKSGAVFPCPSGGCPLMGHYADNYTGPIISGQKYFLNTGDEKEFARWRYKVTVQITSSRKVQGYFQVALYGGNRNTRQYQIYKGTLKSGSSHSAFIDVESDVGTLDKVKFVWNNNLINPLLPTVGAQSVTVQYGKDGRTYRFCGSGSVREEVLQTLNAC; encoded by the exons gCGGGGAGGTTTGTTATAACCGGATCGGCTGCTTCCCAGACAGTGTTCCCTGGGCAGGAACTGTGGAGAGACCCATAAACCATTTACCCCAATCTCCCGAGAAGATCAACACTCGCTTCCTCCTATTCACTCAGCAGAATCCCAATAGCTACCAG GAAATTTCCGCTATAAACCCCTCCACAATCTCTGCATCGAACTTTAGAACCAATCGAAAAACTCGCTTTATTATTCACGGCTTCATTGACAAAGGGGAGGAGAGTTGGCTGACGGACATGTGCAAG ACAATGTTGCAAGTGGAAGACGTGAACTGTTTGTGTGTGGATTGGATGGGGGGATCCCGAACTCTCTATACCCAGGCGGCCAACAATATCCGCGTTGTGGGCGCAGAAGTGGCTTATTTCATTGACACCCTAACG AGCATGTACGGACACTCTCCAGCTATGGTGCATGTCATTGGCCACAGCCTTGGAGCCCAAGCTGCGGGAGAGGCTGGAAAGAGGAGGAAAGGGATTGGCAGGATCACAG GTCTTGATCCGGCTGAGCCCTACTTCCAGGGGACCCCAATTGAAGTGAGACTGGATCCGTCCGACGCTAAGTTTGTAGATGTTatacatacagatgcagcctCGGTGATCCCATATCTAG GATTTGGAACAAGCCAATTAGTCGGCCATCTTGACTTCTTCCCCAACGGAGGAGAACAAATGCCGGGATGTAAGAAGAACGTCCTCTCTCAGATTGTAGATCTTGATGGAATTTGGCAAG GAACTCGCGACTTTGTGGCGTGCAACCATCTCCGGAGCTACAAGTACTACACCAACAGCATTCTCAAGCGCGACGGCTTCGTCGGTTTCCCCAGCTCCACCTACGACACCTTTAAATCG GGGGCGGTGTTCCCATGCCCCAGCGGGGGGTGCCCATTGATGGGTCACTATGCCGATAACTATACCGGACCCATAATCAGCGGACAGAAGTATTTTTTGAACACTGGGGATGAAAAGGAATTTGCAC GTTGGAGGTACAAGGTGACAGTTCAGATCACCAGTTCCAGGAAGGTACAGGGATATTTCCAAGTGGCTCTGTATGGGGGAAACAGGAACACCCGCCAGTACCAGATCTACAA GGGGACCCTAAAGTCCGGCAGCTCCCACTCAGCGTTCATTGATGTGGAGTCGGATGTGGGAACCTTGGATAAGGTGAAGTTTGTCTGGAACAATAACCTGATCAACCCCCTCCTGCCAACAGTGGGAGCTCAGTCTGTAACTGTGCAATATGGGAAAGATGGCAGAAC GTACAGATTCTGTGGCAGCGGCTCAGTGAGGGAAGAAGTCCTTCAGACCCTCAATGCTTGTTAA
- the pnlip gene encoding inactive pancreatic lipase-related protein 1, producing the protein MCKTMLQVEDVNCLCVDWMGGSRTLYTQAANNIRVVGAEVAYFIDTLTSMYGHSPAMVHVIGHSLGAQAAGEAGKRRKGIGRITGLDPAEPYFQGTPIEVRLDPSDAKFVDVIHTDAASVIPYLGFGTSQLVGHLDFFPNGGEQMPGCKKNVLSQIVDLDGIWQGTRDFVACNHLRSYKYYTNSILKRDGFVGFPSSTYDTFKSGAVFPCPSGGCPLMGHYADNYTGPIISGQKYFLNTGDEKEFARWRYKVTVQITSSRKVQGYFQVALYGGNRNTRQYQIYKGTLKSGSSHSAFIDVESDVGTLDKVKFVWNNNLINPLLPTVGAQSVTVQYGKDGRTYRFCGSGSVREEVLQTLNAC; encoded by the exons ATGTGCAAG ACAATGTTGCAAGTGGAAGACGTGAACTGTTTGTGTGTGGATTGGATGGGGGGATCCCGAACTCTCTATACCCAGGCGGCCAACAATATCCGCGTTGTGGGCGCAGAAGTGGCTTATTTCATTGACACCCTAACG AGCATGTACGGACACTCTCCAGCTATGGTGCATGTCATTGGCCACAGCCTTGGAGCCCAAGCTGCGGGAGAGGCTGGAAAGAGGAGGAAAGGGATTGGCAGGATCACAG GTCTTGATCCGGCTGAGCCCTACTTCCAGGGGACCCCAATTGAAGTGAGACTGGATCCGTCCGACGCTAAGTTTGTAGATGTTatacatacagatgcagcctCGGTGATCCCATATCTAG GATTTGGAACAAGCCAATTAGTCGGCCATCTTGACTTCTTCCCCAACGGAGGAGAACAAATGCCGGGATGTAAGAAGAACGTCCTCTCTCAGATTGTAGATCTTGATGGAATTTGGCAAG GAACTCGCGACTTTGTGGCGTGCAACCATCTCCGGAGCTACAAGTACTACACCAACAGCATTCTCAAGCGCGACGGCTTCGTCGGTTTCCCCAGCTCCACCTACGACACCTTTAAATCG GGGGCGGTGTTCCCATGCCCCAGCGGGGGGTGCCCATTGATGGGTCACTATGCCGATAACTATACCGGACCCATAATCAGCGGACAGAAGTATTTTTTGAACACTGGGGATGAAAAGGAATTTGCAC GTTGGAGGTACAAGGTGACAGTTCAGATCACCAGTTCCAGGAAGGTACAGGGATATTTCCAAGTGGCTCTGTATGGGGGAAACAGGAACACCCGCCAGTACCAGATCTACAA GGGGACCCTAAAGTCCGGCAGCTCCCACTCAGCGTTCATTGATGTGGAGTCGGATGTGGGAACCTTGGATAAGGTGAAGTTTGTCTGGAACAATAACCTGATCAACCCCCTCCTGCCAACAGTGGGAGCTCAGTCTGTAACTGTGCAATATGGGAAAGATGGCAGAAC GTACAGATTCTGTGGCAGCGGCTCAGTGAGGGAAGAAGTCCTTCAGACCCTCAATGCTTGTTAA